Part of the bacterium genome is shown below.
ACTTTTCACTTTCCATCCCTTTTATTATGTTTTTTATTTTTTCTATATCCATTTTTTTTAAAATAATATCACTTTTTTTAAGTTTATCATATTGTTGAGTTGTCTCAATGCCAACACAAAAAATACCGGCCCTTTTTGCTGATTCTATGCCAACTTCTGAGTCCTCAAAAACAATAACTTCATTTTTTTTCAATTTAAGCAATTCTAATGTTTTTATATATATCTCCGGTTCTGGTTTTGCTTCTTTGATACCTTCTCTTGCTACAATAACATCAAAAAAATCTTTTATTCCTCCATATTTTAAAACATTTTTTACAAAAACCATTTTTGAGTTTGATGCTGCTGCAATTTTAAATTTTTTTTCTTTCAAAAAATTTAGTATTTTAATAACACCATCAATAACATTAACTCCATTACTTATAATTTCTAAAAAATATTTTTCTTTTTCTTTACATAATCTACCAATATCTAAATTCTCTGGTATTTTCTTTTGATTTTTTAATTGTATAAGAAATTCTTTATCTGCAATTCCAATTCCCTTTTCATAGTCATCTTTACTTAAAGTTATTCCTTTGGGACAAAAAACATTTTCCCATGCTTCAACATGTATTTTTTCTGTATCAACAAGTACCCCATCTACATCAAAAATTATTCCTTTTATCATCTTTTTATAATGGTGAAGTGAACATTTTCATTTTATATTTTTACCCTTCAAGAGTTCACTTTTCAATACTGTCTTATCAAATGAAAATTCATTCCATCATATAGCTTATATTTCTCTTTTTCCTTTGCTGCCTTGACTATTTAGAAATTACTTATAAAATTTCTAAATACAAAGGGAAAATGAAAATAAAAAAAGACGAAATAAAAACATATTTTTACAAAAGTAGGGGT
Proteins encoded:
- a CDS encoding HAD family phosphatase — protein: MIKGIIFDVDGVLVDTEKIHVEAWENVFCPKGITLSKDDYEKGIGIADKEFLIQLKNQKKIPENLDIGRLCKEKEKYFLEIISNGVNVIDGVIKILNFLKEKKFKIAAASNSKMVFVKNVLKYGGIKDFFDVIVAREGIKEAKPEPEIYIKTLELLKLKKNEVIVFEDSEVGIESAKRAGIFCVGIETTQQYDKLKKSDIILKKMDIEKIKNIIKGMESEK